Proteins encoded by one window of Misgurnus anguillicaudatus chromosome 4, ASM2758022v2, whole genome shotgun sequence:
- the smim36 gene encoding small integral membrane protein 36: MGFMEFYLEIDPVTLNLIILIASYVILLLVFLISCVLYDCRGKDPSKEYVSEPPAPQQQSPIRLVVMQNSPTSSRYNEQNNTAASNFAPLTPDMREKKSTLV, translated from the coding sequence ATGGGTTTCATGGAGTTTTACCTGGAGATTGATCCAGTCACTCTAAATCTCATCATCCTTATCGCCAGCTACGTGATCCTGCTCCTGGTCTTTCTCATCTCTTGCGTTCTGTACGACTGCCGTGGCAAAGACCCTTCGAAGGAGTATGTTTCGGAGCCCCCGGCCCCCCAGCAACAGTCTCCCATACGGCTTGTGGTGATGCAAAACTCCCCGACTTCGTCCCGGTATAATGAGCAGAATAACACAGCAGCCTCCAACTTTGCGCCACTGACCCCTGACATGCGTGAGAAGAAAAGCACACTGGTGTAA